One region of Rubripirellula tenax genomic DNA includes:
- a CDS encoding DUF6513 domain-containing protein translates to MMHVIEVDPTHHYHFVTGRLAEAAVRAIVADLADKHSFDYSIGVMPITVAALMTPKWLKRHLSVPDVATHVIVPGYCEQGIDELAESQNVPVICGPNDCRSMPELFGGTRPDADFGQYDIDIVAEINHAPRRSVQDVVTIARQLSDSGANVIDFGCDPSSRCVNIGDYITALVDDGLKVSVDTFDPWEASQATRHGATLVLSVNSTNRDAAADWGCEVVVIPDVPGDEKSFEKTIDFLTTRGVAMRLDSILEPIGMGFAESLVRYAGVRSRYPELPMMMGIGNVTELTDVDSAGVNMMLIAVCQELEIQSVLTTQVINWARSSIRECDVARRLTHYSRRHAVPPKRLSDQLVMLRDTKLRPYPDEALVAMAHSIKDNNYRIFAQQGELHLISAGLHLRDDDPFRLFDRLMAESISDNVDAGHAFYLGYELAKASISQTLGKQYEQDQALDWGFLTRTEDLHRIQRTSRHRTK, encoded by the coding sequence ATGATGCATGTCATCGAAGTTGATCCGACGCACCACTATCATTTCGTTACGGGACGATTGGCCGAAGCCGCGGTGCGCGCGATCGTTGCCGATTTGGCCGACAAGCACTCCTTCGATTACTCCATCGGTGTGATGCCGATCACCGTTGCCGCTTTGATGACGCCCAAGTGGTTGAAACGCCACCTGTCAGTCCCCGATGTGGCGACCCACGTGATCGTTCCCGGTTATTGCGAGCAGGGCATTGATGAACTGGCCGAATCGCAGAATGTTCCCGTAATTTGCGGACCGAACGATTGCCGTTCGATGCCCGAACTGTTTGGTGGCACGCGACCCGACGCCGATTTCGGCCAGTACGATATCGACATCGTTGCCGAGATCAACCACGCGCCGCGTCGCAGTGTCCAAGACGTCGTAACGATCGCAAGGCAACTGAGCGACAGCGGCGCAAACGTGATCGATTTCGGATGCGATCCGTCGTCAAGATGCGTGAACATCGGCGACTACATCACGGCGCTCGTTGACGACGGATTGAAAGTTTCGGTCGACACCTTCGATCCGTGGGAGGCTTCCCAAGCGACGCGTCACGGCGCGACATTGGTGCTGTCGGTCAACTCAACCAATCGCGATGCGGCTGCTGATTGGGGATGTGAAGTCGTCGTCATCCCGGACGTTCCTGGTGATGAAAAAAGTTTTGAAAAAACAATCGATTTTTTGACAACTCGCGGCGTCGCGATGCGATTGGACTCGATTCTTGAACCGATCGGCATGGGCTTCGCGGAAAGTCTCGTGCGCTACGCGGGCGTCCGTTCTCGTTACCCCGAGTTGCCGATGATGATGGGGATCGGCAACGTGACCGAATTGACTGACGTGGATTCGGCCGGCGTGAACATGATGTTGATTGCTGTTTGCCAAGAGCTTGAAATCCAAAGCGTGCTGACGACACAGGTGATCAATTGGGCGCGATCATCGATTCGCGAATGCGATGTTGCCAGACGTTTGACACACTACAGTCGCCGCCATGCCGTACCACCCAAACGATTGTCCGATCAGCTAGTGATGCTGCGCGATACGAAGCTTCGTCCGTACCCCGACGAAGCACTGGTGGCGATGGCCCATTCGATCAAAGACAACAACTATCGCATCTTCGCCCAGCAAGGCGAATTGCATCTGATTTCGGCGGGGTTGCACCTGCGCGATGACGATCCGTTTCGATTATTCGATCGATTGATGGCCGAATCGATATCCGACAATGTTGATGCCGGTCACGCTTTCTATCTCGGCTACGAGCTTGCCAAAGCGTCGATCTCGCAAACACTTGGTAAGCAATACGAGCAAGATCAAGCACTCGATTGGGGGTTCCTGACAAGGACCGAAGATCTTCATCGCATCCAGCGGACCAGTCGGCATCGAACGAAGTGA
- a CDS encoding polysaccharide biosynthesis/export family protein codes for MRTKLPAVERTRRLIRSATTAVAASLVATALSGCSALTQPINGVPADRLPSQFFAEPKNDLVPVDIALLSIEPPRDYQISGGDILGIYVEGVLPFNPPNQPPEPPPVNFPDADSTLPPSIGYPIAVQDDGTLSLPLIEPLDVDGLTLEQVRDAIRDKYIDEDILRPEKARPIVTIIKERTYDVIVVREDGGGTPNNGLNVQNVASQFLTGGSDRSASGGLVKLPAYKNDILHALVETGGLPGLNAKNEVKVLRASRADQRKRAQFMQQWNLQQQALRLDPCACPPKLPEDPSVLRIPLRLKPGVVPDIDEEDVVLKDGDIVYIESRETEVYYTGGLLNGGQFPLPRDYDLDVLGAIAVAGSSIGGTAQQFGQSVGRGAQGVPPTMLYVLRSDGCGGQVAIEVDLSQAINDPRSRPLVQAGDTLILQYKCEEEAINFGLSTFFTFGIAELLRN; via the coding sequence ATGAGAACGAAACTTCCAGCCGTCGAGCGGACACGGCGATTGATCCGCTCCGCAACGACCGCCGTTGCGGCCAGCTTGGTTGCCACGGCACTTTCTGGGTGCTCGGCTTTGACACAGCCGATCAACGGCGTACCGGCCGACCGGCTACCATCACAGTTCTTTGCTGAGCCAAAGAATGACTTGGTGCCTGTCGACATCGCGTTGTTGTCGATCGAGCCACCGCGCGACTATCAAATCTCAGGTGGAGACATTTTGGGTATCTACGTTGAAGGCGTTCTGCCCTTCAATCCGCCCAACCAACCACCTGAGCCGCCACCGGTGAACTTCCCCGATGCGGACAGCACATTGCCACCGTCGATCGGATACCCGATCGCGGTGCAAGATGACGGTACGTTGTCGTTGCCGTTGATCGAACCTCTTGACGTCGACGGCTTGACGCTCGAGCAAGTTCGCGATGCGATCCGTGACAAGTACATCGACGAAGACATCTTGCGTCCTGAAAAGGCTCGCCCGATCGTCACGATCATCAAAGAACGTACCTACGACGTAATCGTGGTTCGTGAAGACGGTGGTGGTACGCCGAACAATGGACTTAACGTACAGAACGTCGCGTCCCAGTTTTTAACTGGTGGTAGTGACCGAAGTGCTTCGGGCGGTTTGGTCAAGCTTCCCGCATACAAGAACGACATCCTTCATGCTTTGGTCGAAACCGGTGGACTGCCGGGCTTGAACGCCAAGAACGAGGTGAAGGTGTTGCGAGCCAGCCGCGCCGACCAACGCAAACGTGCCCAGTTCATGCAACAATGGAATCTCCAGCAACAGGCGTTGCGACTTGATCCTTGTGCTTGCCCGCCGAAGCTTCCCGAAGATCCATCGGTCTTACGGATTCCGCTACGGCTCAAGCCAGGCGTCGTGCCCGACATCGACGAAGAAGACGTTGTCCTCAAAGACGGCGACATCGTGTACATCGAATCGCGTGAAACGGAAGTGTACTACACCGGCGGCTTGCTCAACGGTGGTCAATTCCCACTGCCACGTGACTATGACTTGGACGTGTTGGGTGCGATTGCGGTTGCCGGATCAAGCATCGGCGGTACGGCTCAGCAATTCGGACAATCGGTCGGTCGTGGGGCCCAAGGGGTTCCACCAACCATGCTGTACGTCCTTCGCAGCGACGGGTGTGGAGGTCAAGTGGCCATCGAGGTGGACTTGAGCCAAGCGATCAACGATCCGCGAAGCCGACCTTTAGTCCAAGCGGGCGACACGTTGATCCTGCAATACAAGTGTGAAGAGGAAGCGATCAACTTTGGTCTGTCCACGTTCTTCACCTTCGGTATCGCGGAACTGTTGCGAAACTAA
- a CDS encoding HTTM domain-containing protein has protein sequence MTDSLIQLQPQQSTNVPSRPTTIWHRVSTSGFDRVDSLILIWLRVAVAVAIYVWANDYLADETYRHVFIEPRVLMKYAEFEWVLLWPGDGMYWHFVITKIAAICLAAGLVTRLSAAILCFSIAYVLLVEATIYVNHYYLLSMTAGLLVFLPAAGQWSVDRLIGLTRTGPTMWRWQLWMLRFQLGMPYVFGAMAKLNGDWLRGQPMESILRLRTSWGGRPWSEIPGMVEAFAWGGFAFDLLVVPLLMWKRTRLIAVVWAMLFHLTNAATLDIGVFPWFMLATLVVFFPVDFLRRRMRMFVGDTRDLIPHSDVATLVSRLDRVAATMAIVYVFIHICLPMRPAIYPGDSNWNERGHRFAWRMMLYHKHALTHYLVVDKNSDEFLFVPSTTVLTGYQALRDDHRPEMIRQTAVAISRTATELGVTENRVYALALVSLNGRKPTPIVDPTIDLTQVRQGWWRDDWVRQDPGPLSDPPWTIDKEQWWSVLELPEPFTALQGRTPNELQEFLKQQATKKATP, from the coding sequence ATGACGGATTCTCTAATTCAACTCCAACCGCAGCAGTCGACGAACGTGCCATCGCGACCAACGACAATTTGGCATCGCGTTTCAACGAGCGGATTCGATCGAGTCGACTCGTTGATTCTGATCTGGTTGCGAGTCGCCGTTGCCGTCGCGATCTACGTTTGGGCCAACGACTACCTTGCCGACGAAACGTACCGGCACGTCTTCATCGAGCCTCGTGTGTTGATGAAGTACGCCGAGTTCGAATGGGTTTTGTTGTGGCCGGGCGATGGCATGTACTGGCACTTCGTGATCACAAAGATCGCCGCGATTTGCCTTGCCGCCGGATTGGTGACGCGTCTGTCGGCGGCAATCCTTTGCTTCTCGATCGCCTACGTGTTGTTGGTCGAAGCGACGATTTACGTCAACCATTACTATTTGCTTTCCATGACGGCGGGTTTACTGGTTTTCCTGCCTGCGGCTGGCCAATGGTCGGTGGATCGCTTGATCGGGCTAACGCGGACCGGCCCCACGATGTGGCGTTGGCAGCTTTGGATGCTGCGGTTTCAGCTGGGGATGCCGTATGTCTTTGGTGCGATGGCCAAGCTGAACGGTGACTGGCTGCGTGGGCAACCGATGGAATCGATCCTGCGATTGCGGACTTCGTGGGGCGGCCGACCGTGGTCTGAGATCCCCGGGATGGTCGAGGCGTTCGCATGGGGTGGTTTCGCTTTCGACTTGTTGGTCGTGCCACTGCTGATGTGGAAACGAACTCGCTTGATCGCGGTGGTCTGGGCCATGCTATTTCATTTGACGAATGCAGCGACTTTGGACATCGGCGTTTTTCCCTGGTTCATGTTAGCGACTTTGGTGGTCTTCTTTCCAGTTGACTTCCTGCGTCGGCGGATGCGCATGTTTGTCGGCGACACGCGAGACCTCATACCGCACAGCGACGTTGCGACTCTCGTTTCCCGGCTAGACCGAGTCGCTGCCACGATGGCGATTGTCTACGTCTTCATTCATATTTGCTTGCCAATGCGGCCGGCGATCTATCCCGGGGATTCGAATTGGAACGAGCGAGGCCACCGATTCGCGTGGCGGATGATGCTCTATCACAAACACGCGTTGACGCACTATTTGGTCGTGGACAAAAACAGCGACGAGTTTCTGTTCGTGCCTTCAACCACCGTGTTGACGGGATATCAAGCGTTACGAGATGACCATCGCCCTGAAATGATCCGGCAAACCGCGGTTGCAATCAGTAGGACGGCCACAGAATTGGGCGTCACAGAGAACCGAGTCTATGCGTTGGCTCTGGTTTCGCTAAACGGACGAAAGCCGACACCAATCGTGGATCCCACAATCGACTTGACGCAGGTTCGCCAAGGCTGGTGGCGTGACGATTGGGTACGACAAGATCCGGGGCCCCTGTCGGATCCGCCCTGGACGATCGACAAGGAACAGTGGTGGTCGGTTCTCGAATTGCCAGAGCCGTTCACTGCACTGCAGGGACGAACGCCAAATGAGTTGCAGGAATTTTTGAAACAGCAGGCAACAAAAAAAGCCACGCCGTGA